The following DNA comes from Halorhabdus tiamatea SARL4B.
TGCGGAAGATGTCCGCCTCCGCCCATTCGTCCTGCCAGGCGGGTTCGATCTCCGTGTGATCGAACCCGTGATCGCGCTGATCGTGCTCTGTGGCCATCTTGGCCCCATCTGAGAGGGGGATACTGCTATACCTTTCTCTTCCGGGGTGGCTCCACATCGGGCGGAACGGACCAATCCAGCCAGGCCCTTCGAGGGAACGGTTATGCCGTCCGGGCACGTCACCACAGAGCGACCCTGGAACTACCCGATACAGCTACTGCGGCGATCGAGACGATCCGAGAGCACGCCGGCGTCGAGACTGTCTACGGCACATCGATCGAACGAGAGGGGCGGACTGTCGTCCCCGTGGCCAGCGTCGCCTACGGCTTCGGCGGTGGATTCGGCGAGGGATCGAGCGGCGACGCGAGCGGAGAAGACGGGAATACGTCGAGCGGTTCGGGCGGGGGCGGCGGGGGCGGCGTCGTCGCAAAACCAATCGGCGCATTAGAGATAACCGATGAACATACCCGTTTCGTCCGGTTCGACGATCGAAAGCGGCTATTCGGCGCGGCCGTCCTCGGCGGTGCAGTCGGGTGGCTACTCGGACGAGTGCGTGAGTGACTGGTGGGCATGTGAACGAATTTCGAGTGGAAACGAAGGGGTTGTGGGGGGATGGCTACTCCGAGCGACACGTGAGTGAAATCAGCTGGAACATCAGTCCGAATTCACAATATTTGCTTCCGCCCGGAGTGTGGCCGCTTCGATATTTCCGAACTCCGCCCGGCGATGGCAGGACGGACACAGGGAAACGACATTGTCGATGGTGTGGGCGTCTGTTTTCTCATGCCTATTTGATTTGACAAACGCTCGAACCGGGATGATATGGTGGACATCGGGATTCCGACCGAGACTTTCGGAGCCAATTCCACAGTGTACGCACTCGTATTCGTCGCGTTCGAGCGCTTCGCGGCGGACTGCGTTCCATCCCTGACCGTAGTTTCCGGTGTCACCACCTCGCCAGTTTGGATGACCATCACCGCTGAAAGCATCGGAGAGCCATTCGTGGCGACAGTCTGGACTACAGAGGGTCACTTCACTGTCCATCTCACTTGGATATCGTTCGACGGTCGTCCCGCAAACGTCACACGATACCGTCACTTTCCCACCGTTCCAGCGTGGATTAGCCGGTCCGTCGATGTCGGGCAATTCCCGCCATGAGACAGATTCGACGCAAGTACTGCATAGAACCCCTTCTTTCTCGGAGGAGTAGTACTCAAATTCCGTGCCACAGCTGTCGCAGGTCGTCGTCTCTTTGCCACCGGAGTAGTTCGGATTGTGTTCGCCTGCGAACGATATCGCCTTCGATCGACAGTCCTCCGAACAGTATTTTTTCTCGTACTCACAGTAAAACTGTTCGCCACATTCAGCACACTCTCGATTCGGCAATTGCTCACCGTGGCGACGACTGTGATGGACACCAAGACCACGCCTCGTTTCGAACACGCGTTCACACGTCGGACACTGAAATTCCTGCACAAGTACTGTGGCACCTCACCGAGTGATA
Coding sequences within:
- a CDS encoding HNH endonuclease; translated protein: MDSEVTLCSPDCRHEWLSDAFSGDGHPNWRGGDTGNYGQGWNAVRREALERDEYECVHCGIGSESLGRNPDVHHIIPVRAFVKSNRHEKTDAHTIDNVVSLCPSCHRRAEFGNIEAATLRAEANIVNSD
- a CDS encoding spore germination protein GerW family protein, whose amino-acid sequence is MEREGRTVVPVASVAYGFGGGFGEGSSGDASGEDGNTSSGSGGGGGGGVVAKPIGALEITDEHTRFVRFDDRKRLFGAAVLGGAVGWLLGRVRE